Proteins from a genomic interval of Mycolicibacterium grossiae:
- a CDS encoding TDT family transporter: MTTEIARLRYFGPNWFASVMGTGIVATAGAGLPLHVPGLHVFSRIVWVVAAALLVVLIVAVSAQWARHPTAARGHARNPQMTHFYGAAPMAFMTVGAGALLVGKDLIGERLAVDLAWVLWTTGTLGGLFTAISIPYLMFTQISVGPDAAFGGWLMPVVPPMVSAASGALLIPHMAPGTGRTTMLYGCWAMFGLSLIAALVIISLIWSRLAHYGTSGTTRVPTLWIVLGPLGQGITAAGLLGAQAALAVPADLASGMAVFAVLFGVPVWGFAVLWIALATSLTVRTIRRGMPFALTWWSLTFPVGTFVTGTTQLAVHTGLPAFRGAAVVAYACLLCTWGLVAVQTARGSLGGTLFQPPASTGPITARKDVPSGT, encoded by the coding sequence ATGACCACCGAGATCGCCCGCCTGCGCTACTTCGGTCCCAACTGGTTCGCCTCGGTGATGGGCACCGGCATCGTCGCGACCGCGGGGGCGGGCCTGCCGCTGCACGTGCCCGGGCTGCACGTGTTCTCGCGCATCGTGTGGGTGGTGGCAGCGGCCCTGCTGGTGGTGCTCATCGTCGCGGTGTCCGCCCAGTGGGCGCGCCACCCGACGGCCGCGCGGGGCCACGCGCGCAACCCGCAGATGACGCACTTCTACGGTGCGGCGCCGATGGCGTTCATGACCGTCGGCGCGGGCGCGCTGCTCGTCGGCAAGGACCTGATCGGCGAGCGTCTGGCCGTCGACCTCGCCTGGGTGCTGTGGACCACCGGCACACTCGGCGGCCTGTTCACCGCCATCTCCATCCCCTACCTGATGTTCACCCAAATCAGCGTCGGCCCCGACGCGGCGTTCGGCGGCTGGCTGATGCCGGTCGTGCCGCCGATGGTGTCTGCGGCGTCGGGGGCGCTGCTGATTCCGCACATGGCGCCCGGCACCGGCCGCACCACGATGCTCTACGGCTGCTGGGCGATGTTCGGTCTGTCGCTCATCGCGGCGCTGGTCATCATCTCGCTGATCTGGAGCCGGTTGGCCCACTACGGCACGTCGGGGACGACGCGGGTGCCGACGTTGTGGATCGTGCTCGGCCCGCTGGGGCAGGGCATCACCGCGGCCGGGCTGCTCGGCGCACAGGCGGCGCTGGCCGTCCCCGCCGACCTGGCGTCGGGCATGGCGGTGTTCGCGGTGCTGTTCGGCGTGCCGGTGTGGGGGTTCGCGGTGCTGTGGATCGCGCTGGCGACGTCGTTGACGGTCCGGACCATCCGCCGCGGCATGCCGTTCGCGCTGACCTGGTGGAGCTTGACCTTCCCGGTGGGAACGTTCGTGACCGGCACCACGCAGCTCGCCGTGCACACGGGGCTACCGGCGTTCCGCGGCGCGGCCGTCGTCGCCTATGCCTGCCTGCTGTGCACCTGGGGTCTGGTGGCCGTGCAGACCGCCCGCGGCAGCCTCGGCGGCACGCTGTTCCAGCCGCCGGCCTCGACGGGCCCCATCACGGCCAGGAAGGACGTGCCGTCAGGCACGTGA
- a CDS encoding glycoside hydrolase family 3 N-terminal domain-containing protein has product MVASPKARALCAVAAVSVLTLGCSSGGASPSSPAPRTAEATPVSTSTTLPPTPGAPACGTGDALLASMTTRDKLAQLLMVGVTGADDAKAVVDQHHVGGIFIGSWTDRSMLTDGTVPALADTAPLPPTVSVDEEGGRVSRLANLIGSQPSPRVLAQTSTPDEVRGIAFQRGQAMRNLGINVDFAPVVDVTEESDDEVIGDRSFGSDPAKVIEYAGAYAQGLRDAGITPVLKHFPGHGHSSGDSHVGGVVTPPLDALKANDLVPYGALTTAQPVAVMVGHMQVPGLTGDLPASLSPAAYGLLRSGGYGGPGFGGLVYTDDLSSMGAINQRYGVADAVLKALQAGADVALWVTTTEVPAVLDRLESAVNGGELNMGAVDASVLKVAGTKGPSPRCGG; this is encoded by the coding sequence ATGGTTGCGTCCCCGAAGGCCCGCGCCCTGTGCGCCGTGGCGGCTGTGTCCGTGTTGACCCTCGGTTGCTCGTCGGGCGGTGCGTCGCCGTCGTCACCGGCGCCGCGGACCGCCGAGGCCACCCCGGTGTCGACCTCCACCACGCTGCCGCCGACCCCGGGGGCACCCGCCTGCGGCACCGGTGACGCGCTGCTGGCGTCGATGACCACCCGCGACAAGCTCGCCCAACTGCTGATGGTCGGCGTGACCGGCGCCGACGACGCGAAGGCCGTCGTCGACCAGCACCACGTCGGCGGCATCTTCATCGGCAGCTGGACCGACCGCTCGATGCTCACCGACGGCACCGTGCCCGCGCTCGCGGACACCGCACCGCTGCCCCCGACGGTCAGCGTCGACGAGGAGGGCGGCCGCGTGTCGCGGCTGGCGAACCTCATCGGCTCGCAGCCCTCGCCGCGCGTCCTGGCCCAGACCAGCACGCCCGACGAGGTGCGCGGCATCGCCTTCCAGCGCGGCCAGGCGATGCGCAACCTGGGGATCAACGTCGACTTCGCGCCCGTCGTCGACGTCACCGAGGAGTCCGACGACGAGGTGATCGGCGACCGGTCCTTCGGCTCGGACCCCGCAAAGGTGATCGAGTACGCCGGCGCCTACGCGCAGGGACTGCGCGACGCCGGCATCACCCCGGTGCTCAAGCACTTTCCCGGCCACGGCCACTCCTCGGGCGACTCGCACGTCGGCGGCGTCGTCACCCCGCCGCTGGACGCGCTGAAGGCCAATGACCTGGTGCCCTACGGCGCGCTCACCACCGCGCAGCCGGTGGCGGTGATGGTCGGCCACATGCAGGTCCCCGGGTTGACCGGCGACCTGCCCGCCAGCCTGAGCCCGGCCGCCTACGGCCTGCTGCGTTCGGGCGGGTACGGCGGCCCCGGCTTCGGCGGTCTGGTGTACACCGACGACCTGTCCAGCATGGGCGCCATCAACCAGCGCTACGGCGTCGCCGACGCGGTGCTGAAGGCGCTGCAGGCCGGTGCCGACGTCGCGCTGTGGGTCACCACCACCGAGGTGCCCGCGGTGCTCGACCGCCTGGAGAGCGCGGTCAACGGCGGCGAACTGAACATGGGCGCCGTCGACGCGTCGGTGCTCAAGGTGGCCGGGACGAAGGGCCCCTCCCCGCGCTGCGGCGGCTAG
- a CDS encoding TetR/AcrR family transcriptional regulator, whose amino-acid sequence MAGGTKRLPRAVREQQMLDAAVQMFSVNGYHETSMDAIAAQAEISKPMLYLYYGSKEELFGACLDRELARFVDTVRADIDFTQPAKELLRTAVVSFLSYIDENRASWIVLYTQATSSQAFAHTVREGRERIVELVSRLLLSGTRNPEPDTDFDMMAIALVGAGEAVANRVSTGDTSVQDAAELMINLFWGGLKGNPSDAHPHEAADTAASRAH is encoded by the coding sequence ATGGCAGGTGGAACGAAGCGGTTGCCGCGCGCGGTGCGCGAGCAGCAGATGCTCGACGCCGCCGTGCAGATGTTCTCGGTGAACGGCTATCACGAGACGTCGATGGACGCGATCGCGGCGCAGGCCGAGATCTCCAAGCCGATGCTGTACCTGTACTACGGCTCCAAGGAGGAGCTGTTCGGCGCGTGCCTGGACCGCGAACTGGCGCGGTTCGTCGACACCGTGCGCGCCGACATCGACTTCACCCAGCCGGCGAAGGAACTGCTGCGCACCGCCGTGGTCTCGTTCCTGAGCTACATCGACGAAAACCGCGCGTCGTGGATCGTGCTGTACACCCAGGCGACCAGCTCGCAGGCGTTCGCCCACACCGTCCGCGAGGGGCGCGAGCGCATCGTCGAACTGGTCAGCAGGCTGCTGCTGTCCGGTACCCGAAACCCCGAGCCGGACACCGACTTCGACATGATGGCCATCGCGCTGGTGGGTGCCGGTGAGGCGGTCGCGAACCGGGTCAGCACCGGCGACACCAGCGTGCAGGATGCGGCCGAGCTAATGATCAACCTGTTCTGGGGCGGCCTCAAGGGCAACCCGTCCGACGCGCACCCGCACGAGGCGGCCGATACCGCGGCGAGCCGCGCTCACTAG
- a CDS encoding acetyl-CoA C-acetyltransferase encodes MSTDRTARRVAIVGGNRIPFARSDGAYANASNQDMFTAALDGLIERFNLAGERLGAVVGGAVLKHSRDFNLMRECVLGTSLNAHTAAYDLQQACGTGLQSTIAVANAIALGQYDSGAAGGVDTTSDAPIAFGDDLRRVLLGLRRAKSNVDRLKLVGKLPAAVGVEIPTNGEPRTGLSMGEHAAITAKKMGVKRTDQDELAAASHRNMAAAYDRGFFDDLVTPFLGLYRDNNLRADSSAEKLAKLKPVFGVKNGDATMTAGNSTPLTDGASVTLLSTEEWAAERNLPVLAYFVDGETAAVDYVNGDDGLLMAPTYAVPRLLARNGLTLQDFDFYEIHEAFASVVLATLQAWESDEYCKERLGLDAALGSIDRSKLNVNGSSLAAGHPFAATGGRIVAQLAKQLAEKKASTGQPVRGLISICAAGGQGVTAILEA; translated from the coding sequence ATGAGCACGGACAGGACTGCACGCCGGGTCGCCATCGTGGGCGGCAACCGGATCCCCTTCGCCCGTTCCGACGGCGCCTACGCGAACGCGTCCAACCAGGACATGTTCACCGCCGCGCTGGACGGCCTCATCGAGCGGTTCAACCTCGCCGGGGAGCGCCTCGGCGCCGTCGTCGGCGGGGCGGTGCTCAAGCACAGCCGCGACTTCAACCTGATGCGCGAGTGCGTGCTGGGCACGTCGCTCAACGCGCACACCGCGGCCTACGACCTGCAGCAGGCGTGCGGGACGGGCCTGCAGTCGACGATCGCGGTGGCCAACGCCATCGCCCTGGGTCAGTACGACTCCGGCGCGGCCGGCGGCGTCGACACCACCTCCGACGCGCCGATCGCGTTCGGCGACGACCTGCGCCGCGTCCTGCTCGGGCTGCGTCGCGCCAAGTCCAACGTCGACCGACTGAAGCTCGTCGGCAAGCTGCCCGCCGCGGTCGGCGTGGAGATCCCCACCAACGGCGAGCCGCGGACCGGGCTGTCGATGGGCGAGCACGCCGCGATCACCGCCAAGAAGATGGGCGTCAAGCGCACCGACCAGGACGAGCTGGCCGCCGCCAGCCACCGCAACATGGCCGCCGCCTACGACCGCGGCTTCTTCGACGACCTCGTCACCCCGTTCCTCGGGCTGTACCGGGACAACAACCTGCGGGCCGACTCGTCGGCCGAAAAGCTCGCCAAGCTCAAGCCGGTGTTCGGCGTCAAGAACGGCGACGCCACCATGACGGCGGGCAACTCGACGCCGCTGACCGACGGCGCCTCGGTGACGCTGCTGTCCACCGAGGAGTGGGCCGCCGAGCGCAACCTGCCCGTGCTGGCGTACTTCGTCGACGGCGAGACCGCCGCGGTCGACTACGTCAACGGCGACGACGGCCTGCTGATGGCCCCGACCTACGCCGTGCCGCGGCTGCTGGCCCGCAACGGCCTCACCCTGCAGGACTTCGACTTCTACGAGATCCACGAGGCGTTCGCGTCGGTGGTGCTCGCGACGCTGCAGGCCTGGGAGTCCGACGAGTACTGCAAGGAGCGGCTGGGGCTGGATGCGGCACTCGGCAGCATCGACCGGTCCAAGCTCAACGTCAACGGCTCCTCGCTGGCGGCGGGTCACCCGTTCGCGGCGACCGGCGGCCGCATCGTGGCGCAGCTCGCCAAGCAGCTGGCCGAGAAGAAGGCGTCGACCGGCCAGCCCGTGCGCGGACTCATCTCCATCTGCGCCGCAGGTGGGCAGGGTGTCACCGCCATCCTGGAGGCATGA
- a CDS encoding 3-oxoacyl-ACP reductase, producing MASDLFSQVVNSGPGSFLAKQLGVPRPQELRRYRAGDPPLPGSLLIGGEGRVAEPLRAALADDYELVGNNAGGRWADTFGGLVFDATGINTPEGLKALHDFFTPVLRNLAACARVVVVGTTPDEADGVNERIAQRALEGFTRSLGKELQKGATVNLVYLDADAKPAATGLESTLRFLLSAKSAYVDGQVFVVGADDATPPADWDKPLDGKVAIITGAARGIGAEIAKVFARDGARVVAVDVEQAAEALAETAEKVGGTALTLDVTAPDAVDKITEHLREHHGGHADVLVNNAGITRDKLLANMDDARWDSVIAVNLLAPQRLAEGLVANGALASGGRIVGLSSMAGIAGNRGQTNYAATKAGMIGLTQALAPELAEKGITINAVAPGFIETKMTEAIPLATREVGRRLNSMLQGGQPVDVAEAIAYFASPASNAVTGNTIRVCGQAMIGA from the coding sequence GTGGCTTCCGACCTGTTCTCGCAAGTGGTGAACTCTGGACCGGGATCGTTCCTGGCCAAGCAACTCGGCGTGCCGCGCCCCCAGGAACTGCGCCGGTACCGCGCGGGTGACCCGCCGCTGCCCGGCTCGCTGCTGATCGGCGGCGAGGGCCGCGTGGCCGAGCCGCTGCGCGCCGCCCTCGCCGACGACTACGAGCTGGTGGGCAACAACGCCGGCGGCCGCTGGGCCGACACCTTCGGCGGCCTGGTGTTCGACGCCACCGGCATCAACACGCCTGAGGGCCTCAAGGCACTGCACGACTTCTTCACCCCCGTCCTGCGCAACCTCGCCGCGTGTGCGCGCGTCGTCGTCGTCGGCACCACGCCCGACGAGGCCGACGGCGTGAACGAGCGCATCGCGCAGCGCGCGCTCGAGGGCTTCACCCGCTCGCTGGGCAAGGAGCTGCAGAAGGGCGCCACGGTCAACCTGGTGTACCTCGACGCCGATGCCAAGCCGGCCGCGACCGGCCTGGAGTCGACGCTGCGCTTCCTGCTCTCGGCCAAGTCGGCGTACGTCGACGGTCAGGTATTCGTCGTCGGCGCCGACGACGCCACTCCGCCGGCCGACTGGGACAAGCCTCTGGACGGCAAGGTCGCGATCATCACCGGCGCCGCGCGCGGCATCGGTGCGGAAATCGCCAAGGTCTTCGCCCGCGACGGCGCCCGCGTGGTCGCCGTCGACGTGGAGCAGGCCGCCGAGGCACTCGCCGAGACCGCTGAGAAGGTCGGCGGCACGGCGCTGACGCTGGACGTCACCGCGCCCGACGCGGTCGACAAGATCACCGAACACCTGCGCGAGCACCACGGCGGGCACGCCGACGTGCTGGTCAACAACGCCGGCATCACCCGCGACAAGCTGCTCGCCAACATGGACGACGCCCGCTGGGACTCGGTGATCGCCGTGAACCTGCTGGCCCCGCAGCGGCTGGCCGAGGGCCTGGTGGCCAACGGTGCGCTCGCGTCGGGCGGCCGCATCGTCGGTCTGTCGTCGATGGCCGGCATCGCAGGCAACCGCGGCCAGACCAATTACGCCGCCACCAAGGCCGGGATGATCGGCCTCACCCAGGCACTGGCGCCCGAACTCGCCGAGAAGGGCATCACGATCAATGCCGTCGCCCCCGGCTTCATCGAGACCAAGATGACCGAGGCCATCCCGCTCGCCACCCGCGAGGTGGGCCGCCGACTGAACTCGATGCTGCAGGGCGGCCAGCCCGTCGACGTCGCCGAGGCGATCGCCTACTTCGCCAGCCCCGCGTCGAACGCCGTGACCGGCAACACCATTCGGGTGTGCGGTCAGGCAATGATCGGGGCATGA
- a CDS encoding MaoC/PaaZ C-terminal domain-containing protein, which translates to MTVSGEQPSGLLNMARAAAGALPFVSRGDDLPKRTVRVSDLAIDPANVAAYAQVTGLRFGDTVPLTYPFALTFPSVMSLVSGFDFPFAAMGAVHVENVITQHRPISVSDAVDVEVRAENLREHRKGLLVDVLTDVTVGNDTVWQQVTTFLHQQRTSLSDEPRPEPKKQPKLPPPNAVLSISGAQIRHYASVGGDHNPIHTSSVGAKLFGFPTAIAHGMFTAAAVLGNVEGQLPDAVRYAVRFGKPVLLPAKVGLYVQRTGGGWELALRHLSKGYPHLTGTLTPLS; encoded by the coding sequence ATGACGGTGTCCGGCGAGCAGCCCAGCGGCCTGCTGAACATGGCCCGCGCGGCGGCCGGCGCCCTGCCGTTCGTGTCGCGCGGCGACGACCTGCCGAAGCGCACCGTGCGGGTGTCCGACCTCGCGATCGATCCCGCGAACGTCGCCGCCTACGCCCAGGTGACCGGCCTGCGGTTCGGCGACACGGTGCCGCTGACGTACCCCTTCGCGCTGACGTTCCCGTCGGTCATGTCCCTCGTCAGCGGCTTCGACTTCCCGTTCGCCGCCATGGGGGCGGTGCACGTGGAGAACGTCATCACCCAGCACCGGCCCATCTCGGTGTCCGACGCGGTCGACGTGGAGGTGCGTGCGGAGAACCTGCGCGAGCACCGCAAGGGTCTGCTCGTCGACGTGCTCACCGACGTCACGGTCGGCAACGACACCGTCTGGCAGCAGGTGACGACGTTCCTGCACCAGCAGCGGACCAGCCTCTCCGACGAGCCGAGGCCGGAGCCGAAGAAGCAGCCGAAGCTTCCGCCACCCAACGCCGTGCTCAGCATCAGCGGTGCCCAGATCCGGCACTACGCCTCGGTGGGCGGCGACCACAATCCCATCCACACCAGCTCGGTCGGCGCGAAGCTGTTCGGCTTCCCCACCGCGATCGCCCACGGGATGTTCACCGCCGCAGCGGTTCTCGGCAACGTCGAGGGCCAGCTGCCCGACGCCGTCCGCTATGCGGTGCGGTTCGGCAAGCCGGTGCTCCTGCCCGCGAAGGTGGGCCTGTACGTCCAGCGCACCGGCGGCGGGTGGGAACTCGCGCTACGCCACCTGTCGAAGGGCTACCCGCACCTGACGGGGACGCTGACGCCGCTGTCCTGA
- a CDS encoding DUF2613 domain-containing protein — translation MDRFVLPAAASIVVGLLLGAAAIFGVTLMVQEDSKPPVQAGDPASSVLNRVEYGDRT, via the coding sequence GTGGATCGGTTCGTGTTGCCAGCAGCGGCCAGCATCGTGGTCGGACTGCTCCTCGGCGCGGCGGCGATCTTCGGGGTGACGCTGATGGTCCAGGAGGACAGCAAGCCACCCGTGCAGGCCGGTGACCCCGCATCGTCGGTGCTCAACAGGGTCGAGTACGGCGACCGTACCTAG
- a CDS encoding TIGR03564 family F420-dependent LLM class oxidoreductase codes for MQVSMFGQLKDAGSASPIDATIANLAMLRDEGFARVWMSQLPYEPDLLTVLAVALREVDTISVASGVVPIQNQHPMQMAQRALTLSLASGGRFALGLGMTHAAVTEGMWGIPWDRPVRRLNEFLDGLLPLLDGQPADASGEILTTRGALLIPGAPRPDVYVAALGPQLLRIAGRRTAGTCTWMTGPATLSGHVVPTLRQAAADAGRAESDVRVVAALPISVTDDVDGSRRQAAEQFAMYGSLPSYRAMLDREGFAGPEDAAIIGDEDTVRGRLDELRAAGVDEFVAAVFDTSPDGRARTRALLRAYA; via the coding sequence ATGCAGGTCAGTATGTTCGGGCAGTTGAAGGACGCCGGCAGCGCGTCGCCGATCGACGCGACCATCGCGAACCTCGCGATGCTGCGCGACGAGGGCTTCGCGCGGGTGTGGATGAGTCAGCTGCCCTACGAGCCGGACCTGTTGACCGTGCTCGCGGTCGCACTGCGCGAGGTCGACACCATCTCCGTCGCCAGCGGCGTGGTGCCGATCCAGAACCAGCACCCCATGCAGATGGCGCAGCGGGCGCTGACCCTCAGCTTGGCGTCGGGCGGGCGCTTCGCGCTCGGGCTCGGCATGACGCACGCGGCGGTCACCGAGGGCATGTGGGGCATCCCGTGGGACCGCCCGGTCCGCCGGCTCAACGAGTTCCTCGACGGTCTGCTGCCGCTGCTCGACGGGCAGCCCGCCGACGCGAGCGGCGAGATCCTCACCACCCGGGGCGCGCTGCTGATCCCCGGGGCGCCGCGGCCGGACGTGTACGTCGCCGCGCTGGGCCCGCAGCTGCTGCGGATCGCCGGCCGCCGCACCGCGGGGACGTGCACGTGGATGACGGGCCCGGCGACGCTCTCCGGCCACGTCGTGCCGACGTTGCGCCAGGCCGCCGCGGACGCCGGTCGCGCCGAGTCCGACGTGCGGGTGGTCGCCGCGCTGCCGATCAGCGTCACCGACGACGTCGACGGCTCCCGCCGGCAGGCCGCCGAGCAGTTCGCGATGTACGGCTCGCTGCCGTCGTACCGGGCGATGCTCGACCGCGAGGGCTTCGCCGGACCGGAGGACGCCGCGATCATCGGCGACGAGGACACCGTGCGGGGCCGCCTCGACGAGCTTCGGGCCGCCGGTGTCGACGAGTTCGTCGCCGCGGTGTTCGACACCTCGCCCGACGGCCGGGCCCGCACCCGGGCACTGCTGCGCGCCTACGCCTGA